A single window of Malus sylvestris chromosome 5, drMalSylv7.2, whole genome shotgun sequence DNA harbors:
- the LOC126621936 gene encoding proteasome subunit alpha type-2-B — MGDSQYSFSLTTFSPSGKLVQIEHALTAVGSGQTSLGIKAANGVVIATEKKLPSILVDEASVQKIQSLTPNIGLVYSGMGPDFRVLVRKSRKQAEQYHRLYKEPIPVTQLVRETAAVMQEFTQSGGVRPFGVSLLVAGFDDSGPQLYQVDPSGSYFSWKASAMGKNVSNAKTFLEKRYTEDMELDDAVHTAILTLKEGFEGQISGKNIEIGIIGTDKKFRVLTPAEIEDYLAEVE, encoded by the exons aTGGGAGACAGCCAGTACTCATTTTCTCTCACCACTTTcag TCCTTCAGGGAAGCTAGTGCAGATCGAGCACGCTTTGACGGCAGTCGGGTCGGGCCAAACCTCTCTCGGGATCAAGG CTGCTAATGGAGTTGTTATTGCAACCGAGAAGAAGCTACCTTCAATCTTGGTTGATGAAGCATCC GTTCAAAAAATACAGAGTTTGACACCCAATATTGGACTTGTTTACAG CGGTATGGGTCCTGATTTTCGAGTCTTGGTCCGAAAAAGCAGGAAGCAGGCAGAACAATATCACAGATTATATAAG GAACCTATCCCTGTTACTCAACTTGTGAGGGAAACTGCGGCTGTTATGCAGGAGTTCACACAATCTGG TGGTGTAAGGCCATTTGGAGTATCTCTTCTGGTTGCCGGGTTTGATGACAGTGGTCCCCAACTATACCAG GTTGATCCTTCCGGTTCATATTTCTCATGGAAAGCCTCTGCAATGGGGAAGAATGTCTCAAATGCAAAAACTTTTCTTGAGAAGAG GTATACTGAAGATATGGAGCTTGATGATGCTGTGCACACGGCTattttgactttgaaggaagG ATTTGAAGGACAAATCTCAGGAAAAAACATTGAGATTGGGATTATTGGCACAGACAAAAAGTTCAG AGTGCTGACCCCAGCAGAGATTGAAGATTATTTGGCTGAGGTTGAGTAG
- the LOC126621935 gene encoding proteasome subunit alpha type-5-like, with protein sequence MFLTRTEYDRGVNTFSPEGRLFQVEYAIEAIKLGSTAIGLKTKEGVVLAVEKRITSPLLEPSSVEKIMEIDDHIGCAMSGLIADARTLVEHARVETQNHRFSYGEPMTVESTTQALCDLALRFGEGDEESMSRPFGVSLLIAGHDEHGPSLYHTDPSGTFWQCNAKAIGSGSEGADSSLQEQYNKDLTLQEAETIALSILKQVMEEKVTPNNVDIAKVSPTYHLYTPSEVEAVIARL encoded by the exons ATGTTTCTCACAAG GACTGAGTATGACAGAGGAGTAAACACTTTCTCCCCCGAAGGCAGGTTGTTTCAGGTTGAGTATGCCATCGAGGCCATCAAG TTGGGTTCGACTGCAATTGGGCTAAAGACGAAAGAAGGTGTTGTGCTTGCTGTGGAGAAGCGCATCACTTCGCCTTTGCTG GAACCCAGCAGTGTGGAGAAAATTATGGAAATTGATGACCATATAGGATGTGCCATGAGTGGACTGATTGCTGATGCTCGTACACTTGTTGAAcatgcacgagttgaaactcaG AATCATAGGTTCTCCTATGGTGAGCCAATGACTGTGGAGTCTACAACACAAGCTCTTTGTGACCTTGCCCTACGATTTGGTGAAGGTGATGAAGAGTCCATG TCTCGACCATTTGGGGTATCTCTCCTAATTGCTGGTCATGATGAGCACGGGCCCAGCTT GTACCACACCGATCCATCTGGCACATTTTGGCAGTGCAATGCAAAAGCTATTGGTTCAGGTTCGGAGGGAGCAGACAGCTCTCTTCAAGAGCAATACAACAAG GACTTGACTCTTCAAGAAGCTGAGACAATTGCTCTGTCTATCCTTAAGCAAGTTATGGAAGAAAAG GTGACACCCAACAATGTAGATATCGCAAAGGTTTCTCCAACATATCATCTGTACACCCCCTCTGAGGTGGAGGCCGTCATTGCTCGCCTATAA
- the LOC126621934 gene encoding peroxisome biogenesis protein 1 isoform X1, producing the protein MEFEVRLVGGIDNCFVSLPLSLIQTLHSSSPSLPPVLALELRSSSTADRWNVAWSGATSASQAIEVAQQFGDCISLPDRTRVQVRALSNVQKATLVTIEPSTEDDWEVLELNAELAEAAILNQVRILHEEMRFPLWLNGRTSITFQVASTFPKKAVVQLVPGTEVAVAPKRRKTINPHGDRSMLSSNGKNHISKALLRIQDPDRRLVHKSYVKGVELGVVLTSVAMVHPETAKMFSLQSLQFVAVVPRLSPKESMKNSENDGLKTRSSSTLKESNSGNDKKDNREVIVRLLISDSVAKGHVMIAQSLRLYLRTRLHSWVYLKECNGILKNDIPFLSLSPCHFKILKDKAVERNGLDVLERHKLRKKKNMLLTTGSSTYIDVADWSTHDKVVSAFSYETSCKEDEEAAPHSDELKGVESLVKVWILAQFDAIASNAGEKVNSLVLGNETILHFEVKVHKFEIEEKLQESSDGSLENKKKNAEQPVEILYVLKFSNESQLAGNAYELVFDERNKGSDNVGGVESIGKLKVVDPKTADPVTFNSVRERMSEKDINSDVSTLSWMGTIASDVLNRMLVLLSPASGAWFSSHDLPLPGHVLLYGPPGSGKTLLARTVAKCLEEHENLLAHVVFVPCSQLALEKASAIRQALLSYISEALDHAPSLVILDDLDSIVSSSSDSEGSQASTSVLALTEFLIDIMDEYWEKRKSSCGIGPLAFIASIKSLESIPQSLSSSGRFDFHVQLPAPAASERAAILKHEIQRRCLQCSDDILEDVASKCDGYDSYDLEILVDRTVHAAIGRFLPHHLSVDKCEKPTLLRDDFSRAMHDFLPVAMRDITKSAPEGGRSGWDDVGGLVDIRNSIKEMIELPSRFPNIFAKAPLRLRSNILLYGPPGCGKTHIVGSAAAACSLRFISIKGPELLNKYIGASEQAVRDIFSKAAAAAPCLLFFDEFDSIAPKRGHDNTGVTDRVVNQFLTELDGVEVLTGVFVFAATSRPDLLDAALLRPGRLDRLLFCDFPSLRERLDILTVLSKKLPMDDDVDLRAIAYMTEGFSGADLQALLSDAQLAAVHEILNAEDTRDPGKKPVISDALLKSTASRARPSVSEAEKTRLYGIYNQFLDSKRSVAAQSRDAKGKRATLA; encoded by the exons ATGGAGTTTGAGGTCCGGTTAGTCGGAGGCATAGACAACTGCTTCGTCTCTCTCCCCCTGTCCCTAATCCAAACCCTCCACTCCTCCTCCCCATCCCTCCCGCCAGTTCTCGCTCTCGAGCTCCGCTCTTCCTCCACCGCCGACCGCTGGAACGTCGCTTGGTCCGGCGCCACCTCCGCTTCTCAGGCTATCGAG GTTGCTCAGCAATTTGGGGATTGCATTTCGTTGCCGGATCGCACTAGGGTTCAAGTTCGAGCTCTTTCGAATGTGCAGAAGGCTACTCTGGTCACTATTGAGCCTTCCACTGAGGATGATTGGGAGGTTTTGGAGCTTAATGCTGAGCTAGCAGAGGCTGCAATTTTGAATCAG GTGAGGATTCTCCATGAAGAAATGAGATTTCCTTTGTGGTTGAATGGCCGCACTTCCATTACATTCCAAGTTGCTTCAACCTTCCCGAAGAAAGCGGTGG TGCAACTGGTGCCAGGGACTGAAGTTGCAGTTGCTCCAAAGAGACGCAAGACTATCAACCCACATGGAGATCGTTCCATGCTCTCTTCTAATGGAAAGAATCATATTTCAAAGGCACTACTGCGCATTCAAGATCCGGACAGGAGATTAGTTCACAAAAGTTATGTCAAAGGCGTTGAGCTTGGAGTTGTTCTTACTTCTGTTGCTATGGTTCACCCAGAAACAGCAAAAATGTTCTCATTACAATCTCTTCAGTTCGTAGCTGTTGTGCCAAGATTATCACCAAAAGAGAGCATGAAAAATTCTGAAAATGATGGGTTGAAAACTAGAAGCAGTTCAACTCTGAAGGAATCTAACAGTGGAAATGACAAAAAGGACAATCGTGAAGTAATTGTTCGGCTGTTGATTTCTGATTCAGTTGCTAAAGGGCATGTTATGATTGCCCAATCTCTTCGTCTTTATTTGAGAACTCGTCTGCATTCAT GGGTTTATTTGAAGGAATGCAATGGTATTTTGAAGAATGACATTCCATTCCTTTCACTTTCTCcttgtcactttaagatattgaAGGACAAAGCTGTTGAAAGAAATGGTCTAGATGTTCTTGAAAGGCATAAACTTCGCAAGAAGAAAAACATGCTTCTGACGACCGGCTCAAGCACCTATATAGATGTTGCTGATTGGTCTACCCACGACAAAGTTGTTTCTGCTTTTTCATATGAAACTTCTtgcaaagaagatgaagaggcGGCTCCGCATTCTGACGAGTTAAAGGGAGTAGAGAGTCTTGTTAAAGTGTGGATCCTTGCACAATTTGATGCTATTGCTTCCAATGCAGGAGAAAAAGTTAATTCCTTGGTTTTGGGAAATGAAACTATACTTCACTTTGAAGTGAAGGTGCATAAGTTTGAGATTGAGGAAAAGCTACAAGAATCATCAGATGGATCCCtcgaaaacaaaaagaagaatgcTGAGCAACCAGTTGAAATCTTGTATGTACTGAAATTCTCCAATGAATCTCAACTTGCTGGAAATGCATATGAGCTTGTATTTGATGAAAGAAACAAAGGCAGTGATAATGTTGGAGGTGTAGAGTCAATTGGAAAGCTGAAGGTGGTCGATCCTAAGACGGCCGATCCTGTGACCTTTAATTCGGTTAGAGAGAGAATGTCTGAAAAAGATATCAATTCTGATGTATCAACCTTGAGCTGGATGGGGACAATTGCTTCTGACGTTTTAAATA GAATGTTGGTGTTGTTATCTCCTGCTTCTGGGGCATGGTTCAGCTCACACGATCTTCCGCTCCCTGGACATGTTCTGCTATATGGACCTCCT GGTTCGGGAAAGACATTATTGGCGAGAACTGTTGCTAAGTGTCTCGAAGAACATGAAAACCTCTTAGCGCACGT AGTTTTTGTACCTTGTTCTCAACTTGCCTTGGAAAAGGCCTCGGCCATTCGCCAAGCACTTTTGAGCTATATATCTGAGGCTTTAGATCATGCTCCATCTCTTGTAATTCTTGATGATCTTGATAGCATTGTTTCATCCTCTTCAGACTCCGAAGGATCTCAAGCTTCAACCTCTGTGCTTGCACTGACAGAGTTTCTCATTGACATTATGGATGAATATTGG GAAAAAAGGAAGAGCTCATGTGGAATTGGTCCGCTTGCATTCATAGCTTCAATAAAGTCTTTAGAGAGTATACCACAGTCATTAAGCTCTTCAG GAAGGTTTGACTTTCACGTGCAATTGCCTGCTCCTGCTGCCTCAGAACGTGCAGCCATTTTAAAGCATGAAATTCAGAGACGCTGCTTACAATGTTCTGATGATATCTTAGAAGATGTAGCTTCCAAATGTGATGGCTATGATTCATATGATCTG GAAATCTTGGTTGATAGAACTGTTCATGCTGCCATTGGTCGTTTTCTGCCTCATCATTTGTCCGTCGACAAGTGTGAAAAGCCCACTTTACTTAGGGATGATTTCTCTCGGGCAATGCATGATTTCCTTCCAGTTGCCATGCGCGACATCACTAAATCTGCTCCTGAAGGTGGGCGGTCTGGGTGGGATGATGTTGGCGGTCTTGTTGACATCCGCAATTCAATTAAAGAG ATGATTGAATTGCCTTCAAGGTTTCCAAATATATTTGCCAAAGCTCCTTTAAGGTTGCGATCAAATATTCTATTGTATGGTCCTCCTGGCTGTGGAAAGACACACATAGTTGGTTCTGCTGCTGCGGCTTGTTCACTTAGATTTATATCCATCAAAGGACCTGAACTCTTGAATAAATACATTGGCGCTTCTGAGCAAGCT GTTCGGGATATATTCTCCAAAGCTGCTGCTGCAGCACCATGTCTTCTcttttttgacgaatttgattCCATAGCCCCCAAAAGAGGGCATGACAATACTGGAGTAACTGATCGTGTTGTCAATCAG TTTCTGACCGAATTGGatggtgttgaagttttgactggtgtttttgtttttgctgcAACAAG TAGACCAGATTTACTTGATGCTGCACTGTTGAGACCTGGGAGGCTAGATCGCCTTCTGTTTTGTGATTTTCCATCTCTGCGTGAAAGGTTGGATATTTTGACGGTCCTTTCGAAAAAG CTACCAATGGATGACGATGTGGATTTAAGAGCCATAGCTTATATGACTGAGGGATTTAGTGGGGCCGACCTTCAAGCTCTGCTCTCAGATGCTCAGCTAGCAGCAGTGCATGAGATTCTAAACGCTGAAGATACCAGAGATCCAGGGAAGAAGCCAGTTATTTCTGATGCTCTCTTGAAGTCTACTGCTTCGAGGGCAAGACCATCTGTTTCCGAAGCTGAGAAGACAAGATTGTATGGCATTTACAACCAGTTCTTGGATTCAAAGAGATCTGTTGCTGCACAG TCgagagatgcaaaaggcaaGAGGGCAACCCTAGCATGA
- the LOC126621934 gene encoding peroxisome biogenesis protein 1 isoform X3, translating into MLSSNGKNHISKALLRIQDPDRRLVHKSYVKGVELGVVLTSVAMVHPETAKMFSLQSLQFVAVVPRLSPKESMKNSENDGLKTRSSSTLKESNSGNDKKDNREVIVRLLISDSVAKGHVMIAQSLRLYLRTRLHSWVYLKECNGILKNDIPFLSLSPCHFKILKDKAVERNGLDVLERHKLRKKKNMLLTTGSSTYIDVADWSTHDKVVSAFSYETSCKEDEEAAPHSDELKGVESLVKVWILAQFDAIASNAGEKVNSLVLGNETILHFEVKVHKFEIEEKLQESSDGSLENKKKNAEQPVEILYVLKFSNESQLAGNAYELVFDERNKGSDNVGGVESIGKLKVVDPKTADPVTFNSVRERMSEKDINSDVSTLSWMGTIASDVLNRMLVLLSPASGAWFSSHDLPLPGHVLLYGPPGSGKTLLARTVAKCLEEHENLLAHVVFVPCSQLALEKASAIRQALLSYISEALDHAPSLVILDDLDSIVSSSSDSEGSQASTSVLALTEFLIDIMDEYWEKRKSSCGIGPLAFIASIKSLESIPQSLSSSGRFDFHVQLPAPAASERAAILKHEIQRRCLQCSDDILEDVASKCDGYDSYDLEILVDRTVHAAIGRFLPHHLSVDKCEKPTLLRDDFSRAMHDFLPVAMRDITKSAPEGGRSGWDDVGGLVDIRNSIKEMIELPSRFPNIFAKAPLRLRSNILLYGPPGCGKTHIVGSAAAACSLRFISIKGPELLNKYIGASEQAVRDIFSKAAAAAPCLLFFDEFDSIAPKRGHDNTGVTDRVVNQFLTELDGVEVLTGVFVFAATSRPDLLDAALLRPGRLDRLLFCDFPSLRERLDILTVLSKKLPMDDDVDLRAIAYMTEGFSGADLQALLSDAQLAAVHEILNAEDTRDPGKKPVISDALLKSTASRARPSVSEAEKTRLYGIYNQFLDSKRSVAAQSRDAKGKRATLA; encoded by the exons ATGCTCTCTTCTAATGGAAAGAATCATATTTCAAAGGCACTACTGCGCATTCAAGATCCGGACAGGAGATTAGTTCACAAAAGTTATGTCAAAGGCGTTGAGCTTGGAGTTGTTCTTACTTCTGTTGCTATGGTTCACCCAGAAACAGCAAAAATGTTCTCATTACAATCTCTTCAGTTCGTAGCTGTTGTGCCAAGATTATCACCAAAAGAGAGCATGAAAAATTCTGAAAATGATGGGTTGAAAACTAGAAGCAGTTCAACTCTGAAGGAATCTAACAGTGGAAATGACAAAAAGGACAATCGTGAAGTAATTGTTCGGCTGTTGATTTCTGATTCAGTTGCTAAAGGGCATGTTATGATTGCCCAATCTCTTCGTCTTTATTTGAGAACTCGTCTGCATTCAT GGGTTTATTTGAAGGAATGCAATGGTATTTTGAAGAATGACATTCCATTCCTTTCACTTTCTCcttgtcactttaagatattgaAGGACAAAGCTGTTGAAAGAAATGGTCTAGATGTTCTTGAAAGGCATAAACTTCGCAAGAAGAAAAACATGCTTCTGACGACCGGCTCAAGCACCTATATAGATGTTGCTGATTGGTCTACCCACGACAAAGTTGTTTCTGCTTTTTCATATGAAACTTCTtgcaaagaagatgaagaggcGGCTCCGCATTCTGACGAGTTAAAGGGAGTAGAGAGTCTTGTTAAAGTGTGGATCCTTGCACAATTTGATGCTATTGCTTCCAATGCAGGAGAAAAAGTTAATTCCTTGGTTTTGGGAAATGAAACTATACTTCACTTTGAAGTGAAGGTGCATAAGTTTGAGATTGAGGAAAAGCTACAAGAATCATCAGATGGATCCCtcgaaaacaaaaagaagaatgcTGAGCAACCAGTTGAAATCTTGTATGTACTGAAATTCTCCAATGAATCTCAACTTGCTGGAAATGCATATGAGCTTGTATTTGATGAAAGAAACAAAGGCAGTGATAATGTTGGAGGTGTAGAGTCAATTGGAAAGCTGAAGGTGGTCGATCCTAAGACGGCCGATCCTGTGACCTTTAATTCGGTTAGAGAGAGAATGTCTGAAAAAGATATCAATTCTGATGTATCAACCTTGAGCTGGATGGGGACAATTGCTTCTGACGTTTTAAATA GAATGTTGGTGTTGTTATCTCCTGCTTCTGGGGCATGGTTCAGCTCACACGATCTTCCGCTCCCTGGACATGTTCTGCTATATGGACCTCCT GGTTCGGGAAAGACATTATTGGCGAGAACTGTTGCTAAGTGTCTCGAAGAACATGAAAACCTCTTAGCGCACGT AGTTTTTGTACCTTGTTCTCAACTTGCCTTGGAAAAGGCCTCGGCCATTCGCCAAGCACTTTTGAGCTATATATCTGAGGCTTTAGATCATGCTCCATCTCTTGTAATTCTTGATGATCTTGATAGCATTGTTTCATCCTCTTCAGACTCCGAAGGATCTCAAGCTTCAACCTCTGTGCTTGCACTGACAGAGTTTCTCATTGACATTATGGATGAATATTGG GAAAAAAGGAAGAGCTCATGTGGAATTGGTCCGCTTGCATTCATAGCTTCAATAAAGTCTTTAGAGAGTATACCACAGTCATTAAGCTCTTCAG GAAGGTTTGACTTTCACGTGCAATTGCCTGCTCCTGCTGCCTCAGAACGTGCAGCCATTTTAAAGCATGAAATTCAGAGACGCTGCTTACAATGTTCTGATGATATCTTAGAAGATGTAGCTTCCAAATGTGATGGCTATGATTCATATGATCTG GAAATCTTGGTTGATAGAACTGTTCATGCTGCCATTGGTCGTTTTCTGCCTCATCATTTGTCCGTCGACAAGTGTGAAAAGCCCACTTTACTTAGGGATGATTTCTCTCGGGCAATGCATGATTTCCTTCCAGTTGCCATGCGCGACATCACTAAATCTGCTCCTGAAGGTGGGCGGTCTGGGTGGGATGATGTTGGCGGTCTTGTTGACATCCGCAATTCAATTAAAGAG ATGATTGAATTGCCTTCAAGGTTTCCAAATATATTTGCCAAAGCTCCTTTAAGGTTGCGATCAAATATTCTATTGTATGGTCCTCCTGGCTGTGGAAAGACACACATAGTTGGTTCTGCTGCTGCGGCTTGTTCACTTAGATTTATATCCATCAAAGGACCTGAACTCTTGAATAAATACATTGGCGCTTCTGAGCAAGCT GTTCGGGATATATTCTCCAAAGCTGCTGCTGCAGCACCATGTCTTCTcttttttgacgaatttgattCCATAGCCCCCAAAAGAGGGCATGACAATACTGGAGTAACTGATCGTGTTGTCAATCAG TTTCTGACCGAATTGGatggtgttgaagttttgactggtgtttttgtttttgctgcAACAAG TAGACCAGATTTACTTGATGCTGCACTGTTGAGACCTGGGAGGCTAGATCGCCTTCTGTTTTGTGATTTTCCATCTCTGCGTGAAAGGTTGGATATTTTGACGGTCCTTTCGAAAAAG CTACCAATGGATGACGATGTGGATTTAAGAGCCATAGCTTATATGACTGAGGGATTTAGTGGGGCCGACCTTCAAGCTCTGCTCTCAGATGCTCAGCTAGCAGCAGTGCATGAGATTCTAAACGCTGAAGATACCAGAGATCCAGGGAAGAAGCCAGTTATTTCTGATGCTCTCTTGAAGTCTACTGCTTCGAGGGCAAGACCATCTGTTTCCGAAGCTGAGAAGACAAGATTGTATGGCATTTACAACCAGTTCTTGGATTCAAAGAGATCTGTTGCTGCACAG TCgagagatgcaaaaggcaaGAGGGCAACCCTAGCATGA
- the LOC126621934 gene encoding peroxisome biogenesis protein 1 isoform X2: protein MEFEVRLVGGIDNCFVSLPLSLIQTLHSSSPSLPPVLALELRSSSTADRWNVAWSGATSASQAIEVAQQFGDCISLPDRTRVQVRALSNVQKATLVTIEPSTEDDWEVLELNAELAEAAILNQVRILHEEMRFPLWLNGRTSITFQVASTFPKKAVVQLVPGTEVAVAPKRRKTINPHGDRSMLSSNGKNHISKALLRIQDPDRRLVHKSYVKGVELGVVLTSVAMVHPETAKMFSLQSLQFVAVVPRLSPKESMKNSENDGLKTRSSSTLKESNSGNDKKDNREVIVRLLISDSVAKGHVMIAQSLRLYLRTRLHSWVYLKECNGILKNDIPFLSLSPCHFKILKDKAVERNGLDVLERHKLRKKKNMLLTTGSSTYIDVADWSTHDKVVSAFSYETSCKEDEEAAPHSDELKGVESLVKVWILAQFDAIASNAGEKVNSLVLGNETILHFEVKVHKFEIEEKLQESSDGSLENKKKNAEQPVEILYVLKFSNESQLAGNAYELVFDERNKGSDNVGGVESIGKLKVVDPKTADPVTFNSVRERMSEKDINSDVSTLSWMGTIASDVLNRMLVLLSPASGAWFSSHDLPLPGHVLLYGPPGSGKTLLARTVAKCLEEHENLLAHVVFVPCSQLALEKASAIRQALLSYISEALDHAPSLVILDDLDSIVSSSSDSEGSQASTSVLALTEFLIDIMDEYWEKRKSSCGIGPLAFIASIKSLESIPQSLSSSGRFDFHVQLPAPAASERAAILKHEIQRRCLQCSDDILEDVASKCDGYDSYDLEILVDRTVHAAIGRFLPHHLSVDKCEKPTLLRDDFSRAMHDFLPVAMRDITKSAPEGGRSGWDDVGGLVDIRNSIKEMIELPSRFPNIFAKAPLRLRSNILLYGPPGCGKTHIVGSAAAACSLRFISIKGPELLNKYIGASEQAFLTELDGVEVLTGVFVFAATSRPDLLDAALLRPGRLDRLLFCDFPSLRERLDILTVLSKKLPMDDDVDLRAIAYMTEGFSGADLQALLSDAQLAAVHEILNAEDTRDPGKKPVISDALLKSTASRARPSVSEAEKTRLYGIYNQFLDSKRSVAAQSRDAKGKRATLA, encoded by the exons ATGGAGTTTGAGGTCCGGTTAGTCGGAGGCATAGACAACTGCTTCGTCTCTCTCCCCCTGTCCCTAATCCAAACCCTCCACTCCTCCTCCCCATCCCTCCCGCCAGTTCTCGCTCTCGAGCTCCGCTCTTCCTCCACCGCCGACCGCTGGAACGTCGCTTGGTCCGGCGCCACCTCCGCTTCTCAGGCTATCGAG GTTGCTCAGCAATTTGGGGATTGCATTTCGTTGCCGGATCGCACTAGGGTTCAAGTTCGAGCTCTTTCGAATGTGCAGAAGGCTACTCTGGTCACTATTGAGCCTTCCACTGAGGATGATTGGGAGGTTTTGGAGCTTAATGCTGAGCTAGCAGAGGCTGCAATTTTGAATCAG GTGAGGATTCTCCATGAAGAAATGAGATTTCCTTTGTGGTTGAATGGCCGCACTTCCATTACATTCCAAGTTGCTTCAACCTTCCCGAAGAAAGCGGTGG TGCAACTGGTGCCAGGGACTGAAGTTGCAGTTGCTCCAAAGAGACGCAAGACTATCAACCCACATGGAGATCGTTCCATGCTCTCTTCTAATGGAAAGAATCATATTTCAAAGGCACTACTGCGCATTCAAGATCCGGACAGGAGATTAGTTCACAAAAGTTATGTCAAAGGCGTTGAGCTTGGAGTTGTTCTTACTTCTGTTGCTATGGTTCACCCAGAAACAGCAAAAATGTTCTCATTACAATCTCTTCAGTTCGTAGCTGTTGTGCCAAGATTATCACCAAAAGAGAGCATGAAAAATTCTGAAAATGATGGGTTGAAAACTAGAAGCAGTTCAACTCTGAAGGAATCTAACAGTGGAAATGACAAAAAGGACAATCGTGAAGTAATTGTTCGGCTGTTGATTTCTGATTCAGTTGCTAAAGGGCATGTTATGATTGCCCAATCTCTTCGTCTTTATTTGAGAACTCGTCTGCATTCAT GGGTTTATTTGAAGGAATGCAATGGTATTTTGAAGAATGACATTCCATTCCTTTCACTTTCTCcttgtcactttaagatattgaAGGACAAAGCTGTTGAAAGAAATGGTCTAGATGTTCTTGAAAGGCATAAACTTCGCAAGAAGAAAAACATGCTTCTGACGACCGGCTCAAGCACCTATATAGATGTTGCTGATTGGTCTACCCACGACAAAGTTGTTTCTGCTTTTTCATATGAAACTTCTtgcaaagaagatgaagaggcGGCTCCGCATTCTGACGAGTTAAAGGGAGTAGAGAGTCTTGTTAAAGTGTGGATCCTTGCACAATTTGATGCTATTGCTTCCAATGCAGGAGAAAAAGTTAATTCCTTGGTTTTGGGAAATGAAACTATACTTCACTTTGAAGTGAAGGTGCATAAGTTTGAGATTGAGGAAAAGCTACAAGAATCATCAGATGGATCCCtcgaaaacaaaaagaagaatgcTGAGCAACCAGTTGAAATCTTGTATGTACTGAAATTCTCCAATGAATCTCAACTTGCTGGAAATGCATATGAGCTTGTATTTGATGAAAGAAACAAAGGCAGTGATAATGTTGGAGGTGTAGAGTCAATTGGAAAGCTGAAGGTGGTCGATCCTAAGACGGCCGATCCTGTGACCTTTAATTCGGTTAGAGAGAGAATGTCTGAAAAAGATATCAATTCTGATGTATCAACCTTGAGCTGGATGGGGACAATTGCTTCTGACGTTTTAAATA GAATGTTGGTGTTGTTATCTCCTGCTTCTGGGGCATGGTTCAGCTCACACGATCTTCCGCTCCCTGGACATGTTCTGCTATATGGACCTCCT GGTTCGGGAAAGACATTATTGGCGAGAACTGTTGCTAAGTGTCTCGAAGAACATGAAAACCTCTTAGCGCACGT AGTTTTTGTACCTTGTTCTCAACTTGCCTTGGAAAAGGCCTCGGCCATTCGCCAAGCACTTTTGAGCTATATATCTGAGGCTTTAGATCATGCTCCATCTCTTGTAATTCTTGATGATCTTGATAGCATTGTTTCATCCTCTTCAGACTCCGAAGGATCTCAAGCTTCAACCTCTGTGCTTGCACTGACAGAGTTTCTCATTGACATTATGGATGAATATTGG GAAAAAAGGAAGAGCTCATGTGGAATTGGTCCGCTTGCATTCATAGCTTCAATAAAGTCTTTAGAGAGTATACCACAGTCATTAAGCTCTTCAG GAAGGTTTGACTTTCACGTGCAATTGCCTGCTCCTGCTGCCTCAGAACGTGCAGCCATTTTAAAGCATGAAATTCAGAGACGCTGCTTACAATGTTCTGATGATATCTTAGAAGATGTAGCTTCCAAATGTGATGGCTATGATTCATATGATCTG GAAATCTTGGTTGATAGAACTGTTCATGCTGCCATTGGTCGTTTTCTGCCTCATCATTTGTCCGTCGACAAGTGTGAAAAGCCCACTTTACTTAGGGATGATTTCTCTCGGGCAATGCATGATTTCCTTCCAGTTGCCATGCGCGACATCACTAAATCTGCTCCTGAAGGTGGGCGGTCTGGGTGGGATGATGTTGGCGGTCTTGTTGACATCCGCAATTCAATTAAAGAG ATGATTGAATTGCCTTCAAGGTTTCCAAATATATTTGCCAAAGCTCCTTTAAGGTTGCGATCAAATATTCTATTGTATGGTCCTCCTGGCTGTGGAAAGACACACATAGTTGGTTCTGCTGCTGCGGCTTGTTCACTTAGATTTATATCCATCAAAGGACCTGAACTCTTGAATAAATACATTGGCGCTTCTGAGCAAGCT TTTCTGACCGAATTGGatggtgttgaagttttgactggtgtttttgtttttgctgcAACAAG TAGACCAGATTTACTTGATGCTGCACTGTTGAGACCTGGGAGGCTAGATCGCCTTCTGTTTTGTGATTTTCCATCTCTGCGTGAAAGGTTGGATATTTTGACGGTCCTTTCGAAAAAG CTACCAATGGATGACGATGTGGATTTAAGAGCCATAGCTTATATGACTGAGGGATTTAGTGGGGCCGACCTTCAAGCTCTGCTCTCAGATGCTCAGCTAGCAGCAGTGCATGAGATTCTAAACGCTGAAGATACCAGAGATCCAGGGAAGAAGCCAGTTATTTCTGATGCTCTCTTGAAGTCTACTGCTTCGAGGGCAAGACCATCTGTTTCCGAAGCTGAGAAGACAAGATTGTATGGCATTTACAACCAGTTCTTGGATTCAAAGAGATCTGTTGCTGCACAG TCgagagatgcaaaaggcaaGAGGGCAACCCTAGCATGA